Sequence from the Streptomyces peucetius genome:
CGCTGCCGTGCGGTGTGGAACAGCTCGTTCGCCTTCTCGACCGTCGTCGGTTTCGAGAGCGACCTCGACTCCGTCGAGCTGCTCCACACCTCACTGCTCGTCCAGGGTGCGACGGCCCTGGCCAAGGCGGAGTCCGCGCAGCGCGCGGGCGGGCGCCGGCGGACGAAGACGTTCCGGCAGTCGTTCTGGACGGCGTACGCGAGCCGGCTGGGCGAGCACCTCGCGGCGGTGGCCGACGACGTGGTCACGGCCGACCTGCTGCCGGTCCTGGCCTCCCGGGACGTGGCCGTGACCGCCCATGCCGACCGGATGTTCCCCGAGACCACCACGACCCGCGTGCGCGGCGTGACCGACCTCGACGGCTGGCACGACGGCCGTGCCGCGGCCGACCGGGCGGAACGACGGGGACCCACCCCGTCGGGAGGCGGCCTCGCGCGGCGGCGCCGTCCGTAGCGGGGGACCGACCGGGCCCGCCCCGGCCGGGGCGGCGCGTCGGTAGCGGGGTGCGGCGGACCTGCCCGGCCCGCGGGCCGCACCGTCGGCAGGCGGCCTCGCGTGGCGGCCCGCTAGGCAGAGTGGGAGCGGCGGCACTCGCCCCTCCGTGGCGGCTCGCGGGCGGCCCAGTCGGAAGCGGGGCGCCCGGCGGGCGGTGCGGCCGGGCACGCACCGCCGCGTCCGGTGGCGGCCGGGCGGCGAGTCGGCGAGTCGGCGGAGCGGGACCGACGGGGACCCACCCCGTCGGGAGGCGGCCTCGCGCGGCGGCGCCGTCCGTAGCGGGGGAGCGACCGGGCCCGCCCCGGCCGGGGCGGCCTCGCGCGGCGGCCTCGTCGGTAGAGCGGGAGCGGCAGGCCTGCACGCCCCCGCCCGCACCGTCGGTGAAATGTCCGTGAAGGCCGTTACGCTCGCCCCATGAGCTGGCTCCGGGCGCTGAAGGAGACCGCCCGTTCGGGCCTGAAGATCGAGCGGCAGCGGCTGGAGCCCCTGGTCGCGGTCCGTGGTGCCGCCGGGCTCGCGCTCGTCGTCGGGGCCGCGCTCGTGTTCTTCGGGCCGGCCGTCGCGGTCAGTTCCGCCTTCGGGGCGTTCCAGGCGGCGATCGCCACCTTCCAGCGAAGCTGGCGGCCGCGGCCCGTTCTGGCGCTCGTCTCCGGGGCGACGCTCGCCGTCTCCACCTTCCTCGGCTACCTCACGGGCACCCACATCGCCCTGTTCGTGGCGCTGCTGACGCTGTGGACCTTCCTGGCCGGCCTGGCCTGGACCCTCGGACCGACCGTCGGGATCATCGCCGCCTCCAACGTCGCCATCATGCTGGTGACGGTCACCCTGCCCACCTCGGTCGCCGCCGCGGCAGGACACGCCGCCATGATCGCCGTCGGCGGGATCGTGCAGGCCCTCCTCATCGTGGTCTTTCCCGTACGCCGCTGGGGCGCGCAGCGCGACGCGCTGGCCGACGCGCTCGCCGCCGAGGCCGACTACGCGCGCAGGCTGCGGCGCGACCCGACCGCGTCGTTCGACCCGGCGCCGCTGATGCACGCCCGCAGTGCCGCGGCCGTCACCCCGAGGGAGGCCAGACGCAGGCCGGCCGAGTTGCACGGCACCCGGGGGGTCGCGGAACGCATCAGGCCCGTGCTCGCCTCGCTCGCCGACCCGGCCGTCGGCGTCCCCGCCGAGGGGCCGGCCCGCGACCGGGTGCGTGAACTCCTCGACGCAGCGGGCACCGTGCTCGACACCGCCGCGCACGCCGTGCGCCACGGGGAGGCGGTACGGGTACCGGCGGCCGCGGCCGCCGCCCTGCGGACGCCCGACACCGGCGCCGTCCTCTCGGGGCCGGCCCGCCGCGCCGCCCTGCGGCTGACCGTGCTGCTCGACGACGTCGTGGCCACGGCCCGCGGAGCGGGTACCTCGGACACCTCGGAGTCCGGCCACCGCACCCGGCAGGGGCTGCTGCGGCTGCTTCCCGGTGCGCTGCGTGCCGTACGGGGCGAGCTGCGCCCCGGCTCGCCGGTCCTGCGGCACGCGATCCGCTCCTCGGCCGTCGTGGCCGCCGGCTATCTGCTCGGCACGGTGCTCCCGTTCGGTCACGGCTACTGGGCGCCGCTGACGGCGGTCATGGTCATGCGCCCCGACTTCTCGCAGACGTACGGCCGTTCCGTCGCCCGGCTGTGCGGCACCCTCGTCGGGGTGGCCGTGGCGACCGCGGTGGTGCAGGCGGCCGATCCAGGCACCTATGTGAGTGCCGGCATCGCCGTCGTGTGCGCCTTCGGCATGTTTCTCGTGATGCGGACCGGTTACGCCGCGGCCAGCGTCTTCATCTCGGCGTATGTGGTCTTCCTCCTCGGCACCGGTGGCGAGGACTGGGCCCAGACCGTGCCCCAGCGGGTGCTGCTCACCCTCCTCGGCGGGCTGCTCGCGATGCTCGCCTACGCCGTGTACCCGGCGTGGGAGACCCCCCGGCTGCACCACCGTCTCGCGGACTGGCTGCTCGCCGACGGCCGTTACGCCGCGGCCGTCCTCGACCGCTACGCGGACCCCGCCGACACGGCCGACGTCCGCCGGGCGCTGCTCGCCTCACGCGACGCCCGTATCGCCTGGCGGGAGGCCCTGAAGAAGGCGCGGCACGAACCGGTGCGCTCGCGGGTGCTGTCCCGCGACACGGCGGACGCGGCGGGCCGCGCGCTCGCCCAGGCGGGCAGGGTCGCCATGCTCATCGAGGCGCATCTGCCGGAGTACGGCTCGCGCCGCGACACCGAGCCGGTCCCGGCAGCCGCCGCGCTGGCCGAGGTGCTGCGGCACGCCACCCAGGACGCCGCGGAGGCGGTACGCGCGCACCGGGTGCCGGACTGGGGATCCCTCCACGAGGTGGTGGACCGGTGGGGTACGAAGGAAACGACCGACGCGGTGCTGCGGGGCGGCGCCGTTCAACTGCTGGCCGCGCTGGACGCGCTGGCGGAAGCCCTCGCGGCCGCCCCGGGACGCCGGCGGGCCGCGGACCCGTGAGGGATCCGCGGCCCGGTGACGTGACGGGACGTCAGGTACGGCGGGTGGCCGTCAGGGGATCTGGAACTCCGTCGGCAGACCGGTCGGCAGGCCGTCGGGGAGCTCACCCTGGTCGATCTTCTTCAGGGTGTCCTTCTTACCGGCGTCCCAGGAGATGACCAGGGTCGTGCCGTCGTTGGACTCGACCGCGCCCGTCGTGCGGTCGGTGTTCCCGTCCGCGCACTTCAGCGACAGCATCTGCTTGCCCATGTCCTGCACCTCGCCGGTGCAGGTGTGTCCCTCCGCGACAAGCGTCGCCGTGCCCTGCTGGACGCTGAGCGCGACGGGGCCGGTGCTTCCGGTCGTGTCGGCCCAAGTGCCCTCGATGTCACGGCTCCTGCTCTCGCCGCCGCCGGTGTCGCCGCCGGTCTCCGTGGGAGAGGCCGAGGCCGCGGTGTCCTTGCCCGCGTCGTCGCTCTCGCCGCTGCCGCATCCGGTGAGCGCGAGGGCGGCGACGAGGCCCGCCGCGGCGGCCGTGGTCCGTACGAGCTTTCGCATGTGGTCGGTCCCCCTGATCGGTGCCAAGACCGCGCCAAGTTACCAGGAGGACTTGCGGACTCCGGGGAGGAATCCGGCATGGGCCTGCTCACGCACCCGCACCCTGGACAGCCCGAACTTCCGCAGGTGCCCGCGCGGCCGGCCGTCCACGCCGTCCCTGTTGCGGACGCGCGTCGGGCTCGCGTCACGCGGCTGACGGCGCAACTCCGCCTGCGCGGCCTGCCGGTCGGCCTCGCTCGTGCCCGGCATGCGCAGGATCTCCTTCAACTCCGCCCGCCGCGCGGCGTACCGCTCGACGACCTTCTTGCGGTGCTCGTTGCGTGCGACCTTGCTCTTCTTCGCCATCAGACCTTCACCCCCCGGGCACGGATGCGGGCCACCGCGGCTTCGACGCCGATGACGTCGATGGTCTTGACCGCCCGCGCGCTGAGCGTGAGGCGCACATGGCGGCCCTCGCTCGGGAGCCAGTACCGCTTGCGCTGGATGTTGGGGTCGAAGCGGCGGGACGTGCGCCGGTGGGAGTGGGAGATCCGATTGCCGAACCCGGGGACGGCCCCGGTCAGCATGCAGTGCGCGGACATGTGGTGATGCACCTCTCGTCGAGCAGGTTGGTAATGGAAATCATTTCCATTTATTCTAGCAACATGGCTCGCAACGACATCCGACCGGTCATCAAGCTCCGCTCCACCGCGGGCACCGGCTACACCTACGTGACCCGCAAGAACCGCCGTAACGACCCCGACCGGCTGACCCTGCGCAAGTACGACCCGGTCGCCGGCCGCCACGTGGACTTCCGAGAGGAGCGCTGACCGATGAAGCCGGACATCCACCCCCCGTACGGGCCGGTCGTCTTCCGTGACAAGGCCGCCGGCTTCGCCTTCCTCACCCGCTCGACCGCCACCAGTGACAGGACGGTCGACTGGGAGGACGGCAACACCTACCCGGTCATCGACGTGGAGATCTCGTCGGCGAGCCACCCCTTCTACACGGGCACGGCACGTGTCCTCGACACCGCCGGACGCGTCGAGCGCTTCGAGCGGCGTTACGGGCGTCACGGAGGCCGGGGGTGACGCTGCCCGTCGTGCTCGTCGGCGGACTGCACGCCGATGCCCGCCGGGCCACCGTGGAGCGGCTGCTGTCCACGGTGCCCGGCAGTGTCGCCCTCCATCACGACCTCGCGACGGCCGGGCTCGGCACGGTCGTCCGCACCGTCCGTGACACGCACGGCGTCCGCGACACCGGTGAGACGCCCCTCGTCAACGACTGCGCCTGCTGTGCGCTCCGTGAGGACCTGGTGCCCGAACTGGCCCGGCTCGCCGACGACGGCGCGACCCGCCTCGCGATCGTCGAACTGTGGGACTCCGTCGAGCCCAAGGCCATGGCGGAGGTCGTCGCCGCGCACGGCGGCGAACGCCTCGTGGTGACCTCGGTGATGACGGCCGTCGACCCCGCGCTGCTGCTGCCGTACCTCGGCAACGGTGACGACCTGTCGGAAGCGGGCCTGGCCGCGGCCGCCTCCGACCGTCGCACGATCGCCGACACCTGGGCGCGCCAGCTGGAGTACGCCCCGGTCCTCGCGGTCGTCGATGACGGCGAGGCCGACGAGGAGGACCGTGCGCTGCTGACCCAGCTGCACCCGACCGCCCGCCGCATCCCCGTGGACAGCGACGAGCTGGCCGCCGCGGCGGTCGGCGGGTTCGACGTGGAGGCGGCCGCGGCCGCGCAGCACCCGGCGTGCGCACTGCTGCCGCAGGAGGCGGACGACCACGGGGTCGCCACCTATGTGTGGCACCGCAGCCGCCCCTTCCACCCCGAGCGGCTCTACCAGGCACTGGAGGACCTCACCTGCGCCGCCGCCCGCAGCCGTGGCCGGTTCTGGCTCGCCGACCGGCCGGACACCCTGCTCGCCTGGGACGCGGCCGGAGGGGCGCTCTGTGTGGAGAGCGCGGGCCCCTGGCTCGCCTCGCTGCCGGACGCCGCGTGGGAGATGGTTCCGCCGGTGCGCAGGGCGGCCGCCGCGCTGGACTGGCACCCCGAGCACGGCGACTGCTGCCAGCACCTGGTGTTCACCTCACCGGGTCTCGACCGGGACGGACTCGAACAGCTCCTCGAGTCCTGCCTGCTGACCGATGCCGAGTACGCCGCGGGCCGGGAGGCCTGGAAGCGGCTGCCGCCCGCCTTCGACTCCCTCCTGGAGGTCTGACATGCCACCCCGCCGCTCCGACGCGCGCAAGCCGCTCACGCCCCGTCCGAATCCGCTGGACCGGGCGGGCATCACGTACATCGACTACAAGGACACCGATCTGCTGCGGAAGTTCATCTCGGACCGCGGGAAGATCCGCAGCCGCAGGGTGACCAAGGTGAGCGCCCAGCAGCAGCGCCAACTGGCCCGTGCCATCAAGAACGCCCGGGAGATGGCGCTGCTGCCGTACTCCTCCTCCGCTTCGGGCCGCTGAACGGGCGGGGCCGGATCCGACGGGTCGGGGATGGCACCGATCGCCGGGGGCAGACGTCTCTATGTCCGAGAGCTTCGGCTGTAACCGCGGGACCACCCCGCGTGCACGTGCATCTGCATATGCATCCGCGTCATGCATCTGCATATGAACGCAGCTATGATCCCGGATAGTTGACGTTTGTACCTTGCACCCCGGGAGCGACTTGTGCACCACGTGTACAACGGCATGGCGGCCACGGAGCTTCATGGGGTCGTCTGGCAGAAGAGCAGGCACAGCAACTCGCAGGGCTCGTGCGTGGAGTTCGCCAGACTGCCGGGCGGCGACGTTGCCATGCGCAATTCGCGGCACCCCGACGGGCCCGCGCTCGTCTACACGCCCGCCGAGATAGAGGCGCTGCTTCTCGGCGTCAAGGACGGCGAGTTCGACCACCTCGTCGCGGGAGCCTGACCGCTCGACCGCGACGGGCGCACCGTGGAGCGCAACGACGGATGCCGGGCCGGGGGAGTCCCCCGGCCCGGCATCCGTCTGCAGAGACGTCCTAACCCAGACGGAACAGCGCCCAGACCACCTTGCCGTGCAGGGATCCGGCGAGCGGGTGCCAGCCCCAGCCGTCGCTGAACGAGTCGACGAGGAACAGTCCGCGGCCGGACTCGGCGGAGAAGTCCTCGTCCGCCTTGCGTGACCGGGGGCCGTCATGGCTCGGGTCGCGCACCGCGCACACCAGGCGGCCGGTCCACCGCATCAGGTGCAGCCGTACCGCCCCTTCCCTGGTCGGCTCGCGCGACGGGCTCTCGGCCGGCAGCGCGTGCCGCAGGGCGTTGGTCACCAACTCGGAGACGACCAGCGCGACATCGTCGAACCGCTCGTCCAGATCCCACTGACCCAGCGTGCTCCTGGTGAACCGGCGGGCGCCGCGGACCGCCTCGAAGCGGGCGGGAAGGTTGCACGATGCCGTACTGGACACAGCCGCGGGGTCGATTGGAGGAAGCCCCTGCCTTAACGGCTCGAGCATGGTCGATCCATTCGGTCCCATGCGAGGCACTCCCGGGAATCGCGGCTGTGACGCTACAACACGAACGAGCACGCAGGTGCGCGGCCACCATGGTTCCCAATGCGAAGGGCAGATGCAAGGGCAGATGCACGTGCACGCGCCGGACCTGTCCGGCCCCGTGCCGTTTGTTGCTCATTTCTTCCGTGTATTTCTTGCGCTTCCCCGCCCCCGGCCTTTCCATTTCCGTAACCGGATGAGTACGCGCTGAAGCGTTTTGGTGGCACAATCCGGCTCTTGGGGCCCGGGGGGAGCCCCCGGCAGCATCGGGACGAGTGCACAGAGCGAAGCGCAAAAGGGATTGGGGAGGGTCGGAGTCGTGGCGGCAGGCGAGGCCGAGTGGTCCTGGGGACAAACCCGCACCGAGGGTCCGGGCGGAGGTTCGGTGGTGCGGCGCATCCTGCTGGGTTCACAGCTCAGAAGGCTGAGGGAGTCGCGGGGCATCACGCGAGAGGCGGCCGGCTACTCGATCCGTGCGTCCGAATCCAAGATCAGCCGTATGGAGTTGGGCCGGGTGAGCTTCAAGGCGCGCGACGTCGAGGATCTGCTGACCCTCTACGGCGTGGCCGACGACGGTGAGCGCGCCGCACTACTCGGACTCGCCAAGGAGGCCAATGTCACCGGCTGGTGGCACAGCTTCGGCGACGTGCTGCCCGGCTGGTTCCAGACATACATCGGCCTCGAGGGCGCCGCCTCGCTGATCCGCATCTACGAGGTGCAGTTCGTGCACGGGCTCCTGCAGACCGAGTCGTACGCGCACGCCGTCGTCGCCCGCGGAATGCCCGACGCCCCGCCGGCCGAGATCGACCGCCGGGTCGCGCTGCGCCTGGAGCGGCAGAAGACCCTCGTTTCCGAACGCGCTCCGCAACTGCACGTCGTACTGGACGAGGCGGCCCTGCGCCGCCCGTACGGCGACCGGGCGGTGATGCAGGCCCAGCTGCGTCATCTGATCGAGGTCTCCGAGCACCCCAACATCAGGATCCAGGTGATGCCGTTCAGCTTCGGCGGGCACGCCGGTGAGAGCGGCACCTTCACCATGCTGCGCTTCCCGGAGTCGGACCTCTCCGACATCGTCTATCTGGAACAGCTGACCAGCGCGCTGTACGTGGACAAGCGCGAAGAGGTCGCCCAGTACGAGCGGGTGATGGAGCGGCTCGCACAGGACAGTCCGGATCCGGCCGAGACCCGTGATCTTCTTCGGGGGCTCCTTCAACTCATCTGAAACATAAGTACGATGACGCCACATCAGCCTTCCGCGCCCGTGCCTCTGGAGTAAGGGATCACATGGCCTTCTTCACCGATCTGGCCCAGCAGTACATAGACGGCGAGTGGAGGCCCGGCAGCGGCTCCTGGGACATCATCGACTTCAATCCGTACGACGGTGAGAAGCTCGCGTCGATCCCCGTGGCCACGGCCGACGAGGTGGATCTGGCCTACCGGGCGGCGGAGCGCGCGCAGCGGGAGTGGGCCGGGATCAACCCGTACGCCCGCCGGACGGTCTTCGAGCGGGCCCTGCGGATCATCGAGGACCGTGAGGAGGAGATCGCGGAGACGATCGTCGCCGAGCTCGGCGGCACGCGTCTCAAGGCGGCCTTCGAACTCCACCTCGCCAAGGAGTTCCTGCGCGAGGCGGTGAATCTGTCGCTGCGGCCCGAGGGCCGCATCCTGCCCTCGCCGGTGGACGGCAAGGAGAACCGCGTCTACCGCGTCCCGGTCGGTGTCGTCGGCGTCATCAGCCCCTTCAACTTCCCCTTCCTGCTGTCGATCAAGTCGGTCGCCCCGGCGCTGGCCCTCGGCAACGCCGTCGTCCTCAAGCCGCACCAGAACACTCCGATCTGCGGCGGCTCGCTGGTGGCCAAGGTCTTCGAGGACGCGGGGCTGCCGGCCGGGCTGCTGAACGTCGTGATCACGGACATAGCCGAGATAGGCGATGCGCTCATCGCGCACCCGGTCCCCAAGACGATCTCCTTCACCGGCTCGGACAAGGTCGGCCGCCACGTCGCCACGGTCTGCGCCGCCAACTTCAAGCACGCCGTCCTCGAACTCGGCGGCAACAGCGCGCTGATCGTGCTCGACGACGCCGACATCGACTACGCGGTGGACGCCGCGGTCTTCAGCCGTTAC
This genomic interval carries:
- a CDS encoding FUSC family protein, producing the protein MSWLRALKETARSGLKIERQRLEPLVAVRGAAGLALVVGAALVFFGPAVAVSSAFGAFQAAIATFQRSWRPRPVLALVSGATLAVSTFLGYLTGTHIALFVALLTLWTFLAGLAWTLGPTVGIIAASNVAIMLVTVTLPTSVAAAAGHAAMIAVGGIVQALLIVVFPVRRWGAQRDALADALAAEADYARRLRRDPTASFDPAPLMHARSAAAVTPREARRRPAELHGTRGVAERIRPVLASLADPAVGVPAEGPARDRVRELLDAAGTVLDTAAHAVRHGEAVRVPAAAAAALRTPDTGAVLSGPARRAALRLTVLLDDVVATARGAGTSDTSESGHRTRQGLLRLLPGALRAVRGELRPGSPVLRHAIRSSAVVAAGYLLGTVLPFGHGYWAPLTAVMVMRPDFSQTYGRSVARLCGTLVGVAVATAVVQAADPGTYVSAGIAVVCAFGMFLVMRTGYAAASVFISAYVVFLLGTGGEDWAQTVPQRVLLTLLGGLLAMLAYAVYPAWETPRLHHRLADWLLADGRYAAAVLDRYADPADTADVRRALLASRDARIAWREALKKARHEPVRSRVLSRDTADAAGRALAQAGRVAMLIEAHLPEYGSRRDTEPVPAAAALAEVLRHATQDAAEAVRAHRVPDWGSLHEVVDRWGTKETTDAVLRGGAVQLLAALDALAEALAAAPGRRRAADP
- the rpsN gene encoding 30S ribosomal protein S14; the encoded protein is MAKKSKVARNEHRKKVVERYAARRAELKEILRMPGTSEADRQAAQAELRRQPRDASPTRVRNRDGVDGRPRGHLRKFGLSRVRVREQAHAGFLPGVRKSSW
- the rpmB gene encoding 50S ribosomal protein L28 gives rise to the protein MSAHCMLTGAVPGFGNRISHSHRRTSRRFDPNIQRKRYWLPSEGRHVRLTLSARAVKTIDVIGVEAAVARIRARGVKV
- the rpmG gene encoding 50S ribosomal protein L33 — its product is MARNDIRPVIKLRSTAGTGYTYVTRKNRRNDPDRLTLRKYDPVAGRHVDFREER
- a CDS encoding type B 50S ribosomal protein L31, translating into MKPDIHPPYGPVVFRDKAAGFAFLTRSTATSDRTVDWEDGNTYPVIDVEISSASHPFYTGTARVLDTAGRVERFERRYGRHGGRG
- a CDS encoding CobW family GTP-binding protein is translated as MTLPVVLVGGLHADARRATVERLLSTVPGSVALHHDLATAGLGTVVRTVRDTHGVRDTGETPLVNDCACCALREDLVPELARLADDGATRLAIVELWDSVEPKAMAEVVAAHGGERLVVTSVMTAVDPALLLPYLGNGDDLSEAGLAAAASDRRTIADTWARQLEYAPVLAVVDDGEADEEDRALLTQLHPTARRIPVDSDELAAAAVGGFDVEAAAAAQHPACALLPQEADDHGVATYVWHRSRPFHPERLYQALEDLTCAAARSRGRFWLADRPDTLLAWDAAGGALCVESAGPWLASLPDAAWEMVPPVRRAAAALDWHPEHGDCCQHLVFTSPGLDRDGLEQLLESCLLTDAEYAAGREAWKRLPPAFDSLLEV
- the rpsR gene encoding 30S ribosomal protein S18, with the protein product MPPRRSDARKPLTPRPNPLDRAGITYIDYKDTDLLRKFISDRGKIRSRRVTKVSAQQQRQLARAIKNAREMALLPYSSSASGR
- a CDS encoding DUF397 domain-containing protein; protein product: MHHVYNGMAATELHGVVWQKSRHSNSQGSCVEFARLPGGDVAMRNSRHPDGPALVYTPAEIEALLLGVKDGEFDHLVAGA
- a CDS encoding ATP-binding protein, yielding MGPNGSTMLEPLRQGLPPIDPAAVSSTASCNLPARFEAVRGARRFTRSTLGQWDLDERFDDVALVVSELVTNALRHALPAESPSREPTREGAVRLHLMRWTGRLVCAVRDPSHDGPRSRKADEDFSAESGRGLFLVDSFSDGWGWHPLAGSLHGKVVWALFRLG
- a CDS encoding helix-turn-helix domain-containing protein — encoded protein: MAAGEAEWSWGQTRTEGPGGGSVVRRILLGSQLRRLRESRGITREAAGYSIRASESKISRMELGRVSFKARDVEDLLTLYGVADDGERAALLGLAKEANVTGWWHSFGDVLPGWFQTYIGLEGAASLIRIYEVQFVHGLLQTESYAHAVVARGMPDAPPAEIDRRVALRLERQKTLVSERAPQLHVVLDEAALRRPYGDRAVMQAQLRHLIEVSEHPNIRIQVMPFSFGGHAGESGTFTMLRFPESDLSDIVYLEQLTSALYVDKREEVAQYERVMERLAQDSPDPAETRDLLRGLLQLI
- a CDS encoding aldehyde dehydrogenase family protein, with amino-acid sequence MAFFTDLAQQYIDGEWRPGSGSWDIIDFNPYDGEKLASIPVATADEVDLAYRAAERAQREWAGINPYARRTVFERALRIIEDREEEIAETIVAELGGTRLKAAFELHLAKEFLREAVNLSLRPEGRILPSPVDGKENRVYRVPVGVVGVISPFNFPFLLSIKSVAPALALGNAVVLKPHQNTPICGGSLVAKVFEDAGLPAGLLNVVITDIAEIGDALIAHPVPKTISFTGSDKVGRHVATVCAANFKHAVLELGGNSALIVLDDADIDYAVDAAVFSRYVHQGQVCMAANRILVDRSVEKEFTEKFVAKVRTLKVGDPADPATHIGPLINSSQADAVSSLVDQTVEAGATALLHGTAEGNLVSPSVLTGLPADSPVLSQEIFGPVALIIPFDGEDEAVRIANDTPYGLSGAVHTGDVERGVRLAMRVDTGMIHINDGTVHDEPIVPFGGEKRSGLGRLNGDSMLDAFTTQKWISVQYGRSRFPF